The following are from one region of the Gossypium hirsutum isolate 1008001.06 chromosome D03, Gossypium_hirsutum_v2.1, whole genome shotgun sequence genome:
- the LOC107950213 gene encoding uncharacterized protein, producing the protein MECCRRPNRSDIHLSVEEEAKLEEQTRDYFDHTAPKRHTKPQRSDYSSNYVDALAAADSGIPEYLEFQRLENDPQKIVYNGSEVREEFVETEYYKDLNCVDKHHHTTGTGFIKVENDNGRNFNLEPDSDTSCHASCKGNPATNDWIPAALDAAYVASDKPNRSDQ; encoded by the exons ATGGAGTGCTGTAGGAGGCCTAATAGGAGTGATATACATTTGTCAGTGGAAGAAGAGGCCAAATTGGAGGAGCAGACCAGGGATTACTTTGATCACACAGCACCTAAACGTCACACTAAGCCTCAACGAAGCGACTATTCTTCCAACTACGTCGACGCTCTTGCCGCCGCTGATTCCGGTATCCCTGAATACCTCGAGTTTCAACGTCTAGAGAATGATCCCCAG AAAATAGTTTACAATGGAAGTGAAGTGAGAGAAGAATTTGTGGAGACTGAATATTATAAGGATCTCAATTGCGTCGACAAACACCACCACACG ACAGGAACAGGTTTCATAAAGGTAGAGAACGACAATGGCAGAAACTTTAATTTGGAACCAGATTCAGACACCAGCTGCCATGCCTCTTGTAAGGGAAATCCAGCAACTAACGACTGGATTCCAGCTGCTTTGGATGCG GCTTATGTTGCTTCAGACAAGCCCAACAGGAGTGATCAATGA